The following proteins are co-located in the Rippkaea orientalis PCC 8801 genome:
- a CDS encoding glycosyltransferase family 4 protein: MHIAWLGKKSPFCGNVTYGREVTNELLDRGYQVSFLHFAQEETSEAPWPDCPEVVLPFIYKSQVYTIPTPKSSKILMDSLEKLQPDLVHASLTLSPLDFRLPEICEELGIPLVATFHPPFDSKLRNLKSSTQFLTYQLYAPFLANYDKTIVFSDLQRDLLIKLGVPPEKLAVIPNGVNLDKYSPGVSPLKFHPQFRGKRLFVYVGRIATEKNVEALLKAWKQAEMGYDNKLLIVGDGPLKPSLEPFYGREYGIYWLGFVADEQQRIDILRAAEVFILPSLVEGLSLSLLEAMACGIACVATDAGADGEVLSNGAGIVMNTQGVTTQLKTLLPLLRDHPEITQLLGQKARQRVLEKYSLSQNITCLERLYSQLLEKPRFSAYPLFS; the protein is encoded by the coding sequence ATGCACATCGCTTGGCTTGGCAAAAAATCCCCTTTCTGTGGAAATGTCACCTATGGTCGAGAAGTGACCAATGAGCTTCTAGATCGAGGCTATCAGGTCAGTTTTCTCCATTTTGCTCAAGAAGAAACCTCTGAAGCCCCTTGGCCAGATTGCCCTGAAGTGGTTCTACCGTTTATTTATAAATCCCAGGTTTACACGATTCCCACGCCAAAATCGAGTAAAATTCTGATGGATTCCCTAGAAAAGCTTCAACCCGATCTCGTCCACGCGTCTTTAACCCTCTCTCCCCTAGACTTTCGACTCCCTGAGATTTGCGAGGAGTTAGGCATTCCCCTGGTGGCCACTTTCCATCCTCCCTTTGATAGTAAACTGCGTAACCTCAAATCCAGTACCCAATTCCTGACCTATCAACTGTATGCGCCGTTTTTAGCGAATTACGACAAAACCATTGTTTTTTCTGACTTACAACGGGATTTATTGATTAAATTAGGGGTTCCCCCGGAAAAACTCGCTGTGATTCCCAATGGAGTCAACCTAGATAAATATTCTCCAGGGGTTTCTCCCTTGAAATTTCACCCCCAATTTCGCGGTAAACGTCTATTTGTTTATGTCGGTCGTATCGCCACAGAAAAGAACGTAGAAGCCTTATTAAAGGCTTGGAAACAGGCAGAAATGGGCTATGATAACAAACTGCTCATTGTCGGCGATGGCCCCTTAAAACCCTCTTTAGAGCCTTTCTACGGACGCGAATATGGCATTTATTGGTTAGGATTTGTCGCTGATGAACAGCAACGGATTGATATTTTACGCGCTGCTGAGGTATTTATTTTGCCTTCCTTGGTGGAGGGGTTATCTTTATCCCTCTTGGAAGCCATGGCCTGTGGTATCGCTTGTGTGGCCACCGATGCGGGGGCTGATGGAGAAGTGTTGTCCAACGGGGCCGGTATTGTGATGAATACTCAAGGAGTAACAACCCAATTAAAGACTCTGTTACCTCTGTTGCGAGATCATCCCGAAATTACCCAACTTTTAGGACAAAAAGCCCGACAACGGGTCTTAGAAAAATACAGTTTAAGCCAGAATATTACTTGTTTAGAACGGCTATATAGCCAACTTTTGGAAAAGCCTCGTTTTTCTGCCTATCCTTTATTTTCTTAG
- a CDS encoding lipid-A-disaccharide synthase-related protein yields MSSSPKRILFISNGHGEDNHSSYVIETLLELCPDLDIAAMPIVGEGNAYRRLNIPIIGPTQNMPSGGFSYINRWRFLTDLQAGLVGLTWQQLKAIWQYAPTCDLIMATGDTVSQGFAYSTGYPYVSFISCLSSLYEGKLYIGPFIGHFLRSPRCLAVVTRDPYTAQDLKKQGLSKAIFGGIPSLDKLIPTGKDLQLKSDVPMVALLPGSRLPEAVRNFKLQLNLILEIIKIIPSDKIQFRAALVPKVMEQLGEIAISEGWHYNTGKLTYQSQNGITEVYCYSDAFSDILHNCTLMLGMAGLAVDQGVALGKPVIQIPGEGPQFTYAFAEAQTRLIGLCAQTIGTEPATPEILREAAKKVVETVNNKDYLAACEEHGKNRFGPPGASVRIAKLLLKYLNKTV; encoded by the coding sequence ATGTCATCTTCCCCCAAAAGAATCTTATTTATCAGTAATGGCCATGGAGAGGACAACCACTCGTCCTATGTGATCGAAACCTTGCTGGAACTCTGTCCGGACTTAGATATCGCTGCTATGCCCATTGTTGGGGAAGGGAACGCTTACCGTCGGCTCAATATCCCCATTATTGGACCGACGCAAAATATGCCTTCTGGGGGATTTTCCTATATTAATCGTTGGCGGTTTCTGACCGATCTACAAGCGGGACTGGTGGGGTTAACTTGGCAACAATTAAAGGCCATTTGGCAATATGCCCCAACCTGCGATTTAATTATGGCGACAGGGGATACGGTATCCCAAGGGTTCGCCTATTCAACGGGGTATCCCTATGTGTCTTTTATTTCCTGTTTATCGAGTCTCTATGAAGGAAAATTGTATATTGGTCCGTTTATTGGACACTTTTTGCGATCGCCTCGTTGTTTAGCTGTCGTTACTAGAGATCCCTATACTGCCCAAGATTTGAAGAAACAAGGCTTATCTAAGGCGATCTTTGGGGGTATTCCTTCTTTAGATAAATTGATTCCCACAGGTAAAGATTTACAACTTAAATCGGATGTTCCTATGGTGGCTTTGCTGCCCGGTTCAAGACTACCTGAAGCGGTACGCAATTTTAAATTACAGTTAAATCTTATTTTAGAAATTATCAAAATCATCCCCTCGGATAAAATTCAATTTCGGGCGGCGTTAGTTCCTAAAGTGATGGAACAATTAGGAGAAATTGCTATCAGTGAAGGATGGCACTATAACACAGGAAAATTAACCTATCAGTCTCAAAATGGTATTACAGAAGTTTATTGTTATTCTGATGCTTTTAGCGATATTTTACACAATTGTACCCTCATGTTAGGCATGGCAGGATTAGCTGTTGATCAAGGGGTTGCTTTAGGTAAACCTGTGATACAAATTCCAGGGGAAGGACCCCAATTTACCTACGCATTTGCAGAAGCACAAACTCGCTTAATTGGACTGTGTGCTCAAACAATTGGAACAGAACCAGCTACTCCAGAAATCCTACGAGAAGCAGCTAAAAAAGTGGTAGAAACTGTCAACAATAAGGATTATTTAGCAGCTTGTGAGGAACACGGAAAAAACCGCTTTGGACCTCCGGGGGCATCCGTTAGAATTGCTAAACTTTTATTGAAATATCTCAATAAAACAGTTTAA
- a CDS encoding Uma2 family endonuclease, translating into MTTVLELKPLINLTSDDFYQLCQVNPDLSLELSRNGELIIMSPVGGETGNRESELNFHVSLWNRQTQLGFVFSSSTVFNLPNGGNRSPDVAWVKKQKWEALTIEEKQKFPPICPDFVIELRSPSDRLAPLQDKMQEYLEAGLRLGWLINPQDNTVQVYRPQQPVEIFNLPVCLSGEDILPDFNLLIE; encoded by the coding sequence ATGACAACGGTATTAGAGTTAAAACCTTTAATTAACTTAACGTCAGATGATTTTTATCAACTCTGTCAAGTTAACCCAGATTTATCTTTAGAATTAAGTCGAAATGGAGAGTTAATTATTATGTCACCTGTAGGAGGAGAAACTGGGAATAGGGAATCTGAATTGAATTTTCACGTTAGTTTATGGAATCGTCAAACTCAGTTAGGATTTGTGTTTAGTTCATCGACGGTTTTTAATTTACCCAATGGGGGCAATCGTTCTCCTGATGTAGCATGGGTAAAAAAGCAAAAATGGGAAGCCTTAACAATCGAAGAAAAGCAAAAGTTTCCGCCAATTTGTCCTGATTTTGTGATTGAATTACGCTCTCCTAGTGACAGATTAGCCCCCCTTCAAGACAAAATGCAAGAATATTTAGAGGCAGGTTTAAGGTTAGGATGGTTAATCAATCCTCAAGATAACACAGTGCAAGTTTATCGCCCTCAACAACCCGTGGAAATCTTCAATCTACCTGTTTGTTTATCGGGAGAAGATATTTTACCTGATTTTAATTTATTAATTGAATAA
- the psb34 gene encoding photosystem II assembly protein Psb34: MYTTTQLDNGILNNYAVEPKPYYAEYPAPYQQRRYLVQGAIAALFITSLVIVSAVIS; encoded by the coding sequence ATGTACACCACCACCCAACTCGACAACGGCATCCTCAACAACTACGCAGTTGAACCCAAACCCTACTACGCTGAATACCCTGCACCTTACCAACAACGTCGCTATTTAGTCCAAGGTGCGATCGCTGCATTATTCATCACCAGCCTAGTCATTGTTTCGGCTGTTATTAGCTAA
- a CDS encoding Spy/CpxP family protein refolding chaperone, producing the protein MVILSGLLLITLSFSFVPPAFSQGSPSRVEKWEKLSEKLNLTEDQKAQWQEIKRSQRERVSGILTPEQQEQAKEKKWRSLNLTDAQKEQMRAIKQETNQQIQGILTPEQQQIWSEMKKNRQKKPVNP; encoded by the coding sequence ATGGTGATTTTATCAGGTTTACTGCTGATTACGCTTTCTTTCTCCTTTGTCCCTCCTGCTTTTTCTCAAGGATCTCCCTCTCGGGTAGAAAAATGGGAAAAATTAAGTGAAAAACTGAATTTAACTGAAGATCAGAAAGCACAATGGCAAGAAATCAAACGTTCTCAGCGAGAGCGTGTCTCAGGCATTTTAACGCCAGAACAGCAAGAACAAGCTAAGGAGAAAAAATGGCGATCGCTCAACTTAACTGATGCTCAAAAGGAGCAAATGCGTGCTATCAAACAAGAAACGAATCAACAAATTCAAGGCATTTTAACGCCAGAGCAGCAACAGATTTGGTCTGAAATGAAGAAAAATCGGCAAAAAAAGCCAGTTAATCCCTAA
- a CDS encoding ABC transporter ATP-binding protein, with translation MKTRSNWWQLLPYLYPQWQLIVKGLVCILGFVLVTLCLPFLAGQVSLYIGKGEVDKVAYWLGLGTLAFLIRGIFQYGQNIFMINAALTMVLNLRNSVYAHLHQLGLDYFETSKTGDLSYRLTEDIDRVGEIVDKLSHQFTSNVLQLIVIPAYMFYLNWELTLASIILAPLMGILISRFGEKLLLLSRRSQNQISNLSSLLTEVFSGIRVVKAFAAQDYEVKRFSQEAKQNRNARYRAEQLKAIQYPVVGFLEAISIMLLFLIGGWQISQGNLQSQEFVSYLAAVALLLHPIDLMTSNYNEFKQAEASVDRIFELMDCQPNILEKSQALTLPQVTGKVEYSHVSFAYQPGQPVLRDLCLLAEPGQIIALVGSSGAGKTTLVNLLPRFYDPQDGQIFIDGVDIKDVTLKSLRRQIGIVPQETTLFSGTIAQNIAYGQEELDFAAIEAAAKIANAHSFISQFPQGYHTWVGERGVNLSGGQRQRIAIARAVLLNPRIMILDEATSALDSESEALVQEALERAMENRTVFVIAHRLSTIRRADSILVLERGQVVESGTHSALLAKEGRYAQFYQQQYAQGKDAF, from the coding sequence ATGAAAACCCGATCAAATTGGTGGCAACTACTCCCCTATTTATATCCCCAATGGCAGTTAATTGTTAAAGGATTAGTCTGTATATTAGGCTTTGTTTTAGTAACCCTTTGTTTGCCTTTTTTAGCGGGTCAAGTTTCTTTGTATATTGGTAAAGGAGAAGTCGATAAAGTTGCCTATTGGTTAGGGTTAGGAACCCTGGCATTTTTGATTCGTGGAATCTTTCAATATGGGCAGAATATCTTTATGATTAACGCTGCTTTAACCATGGTTTTAAACCTGCGTAATAGCGTTTATGCCCATCTTCATCAACTGGGATTAGATTACTTTGAAACCAGCAAAACAGGGGACTTATCCTATCGGTTAACCGAAGATATTGATCGGGTTGGGGAAATCGTTGATAAGCTATCCCATCAATTTACCTCTAATGTTTTACAACTAATCGTTATTCCCGCCTATATGTTCTATTTAAACTGGGAACTAACCCTTGCCAGTATTATTTTAGCTCCCCTAATGGGCATTTTAATTAGTCGTTTTGGAGAGAAATTATTACTCTTATCCCGTCGCAGTCAAAACCAAATTTCTAATCTTTCGTCCCTATTAACCGAAGTCTTTAGTGGCATTCGAGTTGTCAAAGCTTTTGCCGCACAAGACTATGAAGTAAAACGCTTTAGCCAAGAAGCCAAACAAAATCGAAATGCCAGATATCGCGCTGAACAATTAAAAGCGATTCAATACCCTGTGGTGGGATTTTTAGAAGCTATTAGTATCATGTTATTATTCCTCATCGGAGGATGGCAAATATCCCAAGGAAACCTTCAGTCTCAAGAATTTGTTAGCTATTTAGCTGCCGTTGCTTTATTGCTGCATCCCATTGATTTAATGACCAGCAATTACAACGAATTTAAACAAGCAGAAGCGTCCGTTGATCGTATTTTTGAATTAATGGACTGTCAACCCAATATTCTTGAAAAGTCCCAAGCGTTAACTTTACCCCAAGTGACGGGGAAAGTCGAATACTCCCACGTCAGTTTTGCCTATCAACCCGGACAACCCGTGTTAAGGGATCTTTGTCTCTTGGCTGAACCGGGTCAGATTATCGCCTTAGTGGGGTCTTCTGGCGCAGGTAAGACAACTTTAGTCAATTTACTCCCCCGCTTCTATGACCCCCAAGATGGTCAAATTTTCATCGACGGCGTGGATATTAAGGATGTGACGTTAAAGAGTCTGCGCCGTCAAATTGGCATTGTTCCTCAAGAAACTACGCTATTTTCGGGGACTATTGCCCAAAATATTGCCTATGGACAGGAGGAGTTAGATTTTGCGGCCATTGAAGCAGCAGCCAAAATTGCCAATGCTCACTCGTTTATTAGCCAATTTCCCCAAGGCTATCACACTTGGGTCGGGGAACGGGGGGTTAATTTGTCGGGGGGACAACGGCAACGAATAGCGATCGCGCGGGCAGTTTTGCTCAATCCGCGTATTATGATCTTAGATGAGGCAACCTCTGCCTTAGATTCTGAGTCTGAGGCGTTGGTACAAGAAGCCTTAGAACGTGCCATGGAAAATCGGACGGTTTTTGTCATTGCACACCGTTTAAGTACTATTCGTCGCGCTGATTCTATCCTCGTCTTAGAACGGGGACAGGTGGTAGAATCTGGTACTCATAGCGCATTATTAGCTAAGGAAGGTCGTTATGCTCAGTTTTATCAGCAACAGTACGCACAAGGAAAGGATGCGTTTTAG
- a CDS encoding sulfotransferase family protein: MNLQKKLSNFQENFGYLRSVDNISQYNVFEKIIFVIDRWRHYYLKPQSLFDQRPMIFGIGLSKTGTTSLTEALRIVGYSASHWEYPKTVLKYKSGELFVNCNRLLINCHAYTDTPIARTYKLLDSVFPHSKFILTIRDEESWFNSYENFLGILAKKKSVAEITDNLHYELYGSIHPDKSKNIRAFIQHNKTVKEYFKDRQNDLLIMNIIAGDGWEKLCPFLRIPIPNQPFPKKNIGKYEHY; encoded by the coding sequence ATGAATTTGCAGAAAAAACTTAGCAACTTTCAAGAAAATTTTGGGTATTTAAGATCGGTTGATAATATTAGCCAATACAATGTTTTTGAAAAAATCATCTTTGTCATAGATCGCTGGAGACATTATTATCTTAAACCGCAATCATTATTTGATCAACGTCCCATGATTTTTGGTATTGGTTTAAGTAAAACAGGAACAACCAGCTTAACAGAAGCTCTTCGTATTGTCGGATATTCAGCCTCTCATTGGGAGTACCCCAAAACGGTATTAAAGTATAAGTCTGGTGAGTTATTTGTTAATTGTAACCGACTTTTAATCAATTGTCATGCCTATACAGATACTCCCATCGCAAGAACCTATAAATTACTTGATAGTGTGTTTCCTCATTCTAAATTTATTTTGACGATTAGAGATGAAGAATCTTGGTTTAATTCTTATGAAAATTTTCTCGGTATTTTAGCTAAAAAAAAATCAGTTGCAGAGATAACGGATAATCTTCACTATGAGCTATATGGCTCTATTCATCCGGATAAAAGTAAGAATATTAGGGCTTTTATTCAACATAATAAGACAGTTAAAGAGTATTTTAAAGATAGACAAAATGATTTATTAATTATGAATATTATAGCTGGAGATGGTTGGGAAAAACTATGCCCTTTTTTAAGGATACCCATACCTAACCAGCCTTTTCCTAAAAAAAATATTGGCAAATATGAGCATTACTAG